TGGGGGACGAGGTGCTCGGCACGTTCGGAGCCGTCACCGCCGGGGTGATCACGGCGGTGCGTCAGCGGCGGTAGGCCCCGCCCTCAGCCAGAAAGGCGAGTCGTCGCAGGCTTTCGGTGTTGCGCGGTGCGATGCTCAGCTGGCGGAGGGGCTGGGGTACGAGCTTGCCCGGCCCGGAGGAGGCGTCTTCCTGCATGCGCACCAGGCAACCGCCGTCCTCGTCGTCCTCGAGTTCGAGGTAGACCGTGGCCTCGCCGATCGGCCAGCCCTTGGCCTGCAACACCAGCCGATGGTCCTGGACGATGTCGACCACCTGGGTCTCGTCGTCCAGCAGGG
This genomic interval from Kineosporia sp. NBRC 101731 contains the following:
- a CDS encoding SRPBCC family protein, which produces MIEVKRHIQAPVQDVFAVLSDGWLYAGWVVGASRIRAVDDAWPKPGSKIHHSVGVWPALLDDETQVVDIVQDHRLVLQAKGWPIGEATVYLELEDDEDGGCLVRMQEDASSGPGKLVPQPLRQLSIAPRNTESLRRLAFLAEGGAYRR